One window of Micropterus dolomieu isolate WLL.071019.BEF.003 ecotype Adirondacks linkage group LG13, ASM2129224v1, whole genome shotgun sequence genomic DNA carries:
- the thap1 gene encoding THAP domain-containing protein 1: MESLYKRKMFASMRKTKVAASKKRQIGLPASILDDSDEGSFSSSSSSSSESQSDFQSSPEEDSEQEDRDRSDSGATSSDDSRSVTRRKRSFLGGDDSSSSSSPGEEEDDDEEKDDEKEGRSKPKRMVQPRKRSRLQRQDESDSDHVEEKRKEEAEKAKKRQRHNKLLALSQRMKARVLNRRRSRLKQGAGDDEEESKEAEAEAGGDEDGGGGQNGSEKEAAEGDEGDKEEQKDEEAGEQEEDKDVFTLGGGAVAELRGVPIRVSVSVVRAAAMVQTCSAYGCKNRYHKDKNISFHKFPLARPDICGKWVAAMRRNNFKPTKYSNICSQHFTKDCFKRECNNRVLKENAVPSLFLNLSIKSESLEDPFPSEIHFPLSLPLTTDPAAEEEEEEEDEEVVEEPGRSLPDTRGDTVAVSCDHNYTVEDSARQKKRIEQLEEQLGGLRKKLKTLQQKCRRQERQLKRLKAARETPRTGRKPPAAFGEGYVILPKHIYSTLVGVE, from the exons ATGGAGAGCTTGTACAAGCGGAAAATGTTCGCTTCGATGCGGAAAACCAAGGTGGCCGCATCGAAGAAGCGCCAGATCGGCCTGCCCGCCTCCATCCTGGACGACAGTGACGAAggctccttctcctcctcctcctcctcgtcctccgaATCCCAGTCCGACTTCCAGAGCTCCCCGGAGGAGGACAGCGAGCAGGAGGACCGGGACCGCAGCGATTCCGGGGCGACTTCCAGCGACGACAGCCGCTCAGTGACCCGCAGAAAGCGCTCGTTCCTGGGAGGCGACGACAGCTCCTCGTCCTCCAGCCccggggaggaggaggatgatgatgaagagaaaGACGATGAGAAGGAGGGCAGGAGCAAGCCGAAGAGGATGGTGCAGCCCAGGAAGCGGAGCAGGCTGCAGCGGCAGGACGAGTCGGACTCGGACCATGTGGAGGAGAAACGGAAAGAGGAGGCGGAGAAGGCAAAGAAGAGGCAGAGACACAACAAGCTGCTGGCGCTGTCCCAAAGGATGAAGGCCCGGGTCCTGAACCGGAGGAGGAGCCGCCTGAAGCAG ggcGCGGGCGACGACGAAGAAGAGTCCAAAGAAGCTGAGGCCGAGGCCGGCGGTGATGAAGATGGAGGCGGGGGACAAAACGGCAGCGAGAAAGAGGCAGCGGAAGGTGATGAAGGAGACAAGGAGGAGCAGAAAGACGAGGAGGCaggggagcaggaggaggacaagga TGTTTTTACGTTGGGAG GAGGAGCAGTGGCGGAGCTTCGTGGAGTGCCAATCCGGGTCTCAGTGAGTGTCGTTCGGGCAGCAGCTATGGTTCAGACGTGCTCAGCGTATGGCTGTAAGAACCGCtaccacaaagacaaaaacatttcctttCACAA GTTCCCCCTGGCACGTCCTGATATTTGTGGTAAATGGGTGGCGGCAATGAGGAGGAACAACTTCAAGCCGACAAAGTACAGCAACATCTGCTCACAGCACTTCACCAAAGACTGCTTCAAGAGAGAGTGCAACAACCGAGTGCTGAAGGAGAACGCCGTGCCGTCGCTCTTCTTAAACCTCAGCATTAAG TCGGAGTCCCTGGAGGACCCTTTCCCCTCAGAGATCcacttccctctctctttgccTCTGACTACTGACCCGGCGgcggaggaagaggaggaggaggaggacgaggaggtggtggaggagcCCGGGAGGAGCCTACCCGACACCCGGGGCGACACGGTGGCCGTCTCCTGCGACCACAATTATACAGTGGAGGATTCTGCTCGGCAGAAGAAGCGCATcgagcagctggaggagcagctggGGGGTCTGAGGAAGAAGCTGAAGACGCTGCAGCAGAAGTGTCGGCGGCAAGAGAGACAGCTAAAGAGGCTGAAGGCGGCACGAGAGACACCCAGGACCGGCCGCAAGCCGCCAGCAGCGTTCGGAGAGGGATACGTGATTTTACCGAAACACATCTACAGCACACTGGTTGGTGTTGAGTAA